A single Alcanivorax borkumensis SK2 DNA region contains:
- a CDS encoding TIGR04211 family SH3 domain-containing protein — protein MLARLFCVLALLGASSSALASAAWVDDSIYVPIRAAANPSGRILHRGIKSGTRIEFLGFEGDWAKIRYGDTEGYIGKQYLSQSPTAAIRLERATQASEQAKAEVAKLRTQLAQIKGERDALSEQSSELKNALSSRSNELEQLQEVASDPIRLDQANRRLNEELSLLRSELDQVKGENVMLRNNNTSQQWITGVGILIAGLIAGVLMRSRSGRRQRSGWAN, from the coding sequence ATGCTCGCTAGATTATTCTGTGTACTGGCTCTGCTGGGCGCATCCAGCTCTGCCCTCGCCTCTGCGGCTTGGGTAGATGACAGTATTTATGTGCCCATTCGAGCCGCTGCAAACCCCAGTGGCCGTATCCTCCACCGCGGCATCAAAAGTGGTACCCGTATTGAATTTCTCGGATTCGAAGGTGACTGGGCAAAAATTCGCTATGGCGACACCGAGGGATATATCGGTAAACAGTATCTGAGCCAGAGCCCCACTGCCGCGATTCGTCTCGAGCGCGCCACCCAGGCCAGCGAGCAAGCCAAGGCCGAAGTGGCGAAATTGCGCACCCAGCTGGCCCAAATCAAGGGCGAGCGAGATGCCCTGTCTGAGCAATCCAGCGAGCTGAAGAATGCTCTGAGCTCACGCAGTAATGAGCTGGAACAGCTACAGGAAGTAGCCTCTGATCCAATTCGCCTAGATCAAGCCAACCGCCGCCTGAACGAAGAACTCAGCCTACTTCGCTCCGAGCTTGACCAAGTTAAGGGTGAGAACGTAATGCTGCGAAATAATAACACTTCGCAACAGTGGATCACCGGTGTGGGCATTCTGATTGCCGGTTTAATCGCCGGTGTACTAATGCGCTCACGTTCTGGCCGTCGCCAGCGAAGCGGCTGGGCAAATTAA
- a CDS encoding PHP domain-containing protein, producing MTACFDLHCHSLASDGTLSPTDLVARAADYGVTHLALTDHDTLRGLEEAHQAAQARGLTLINGIELSVRHDNREFHILGLWVDVASAALQARVSAQNEARINRAREIGRRLDKAAGLANSYERACELASSDAPGRPWFAKLLEQTGRVRNHRHAFNRFLKQGQSAFVATPWCTLEEGIDAIHAAGGTAVLAHPHAYNMTRKRLRHFLGQFKAGGGDGLEVAMPGLTPHQQALLDECWQHFDLKVSAGSDFHSPEQRWLALGRLPPVPAGATPVWEGRY from the coding sequence ATGACCGCGTGTTTTGATCTGCACTGCCACAGCCTAGCCTCCGATGGGACCTTGTCGCCCACTGACCTAGTGGCGAGGGCCGCAGACTATGGGGTGACGCACCTGGCCCTGACCGATCACGATACGCTTCGCGGCTTGGAAGAAGCCCACCAGGCAGCGCAGGCGCGGGGGCTAACCTTGATTAATGGTATCGAATTGTCCGTTCGCCATGACAACCGGGAATTCCATATTCTAGGTTTGTGGGTCGATGTGGCTAGTGCTGCTTTACAGGCGCGGGTCAGCGCCCAAAATGAAGCCCGCATCAATCGAGCCCGTGAAATTGGTCGCCGGCTGGATAAGGCTGCCGGATTGGCTAACAGCTATGAGCGCGCCTGCGAATTGGCAAGTAGTGATGCCCCTGGTCGCCCTTGGTTTGCCAAATTACTTGAGCAGACCGGACGGGTTCGAAACCACCGTCATGCTTTTAATCGCTTCCTCAAACAGGGGCAGTCGGCCTTTGTGGCCACGCCTTGGTGCACTCTGGAAGAGGGTATTGACGCGATTCATGCTGCAGGCGGAACGGCAGTGCTCGCCCACCCCCATGCCTACAATATGACCCGCAAGCGGTTAAGGCACTTTCTCGGCCAGTTCAAAGCTGGCGGCGGTGATGGCTTGGAAGTGGCCATGCCAGGATTGACGCCCCACCAGCAGGCATTGCTCGATGAGTGTTGGCAGCATTTCGACCTAAAGGTGTCTGCAGGCTCTGATTTTCATTCGCCAGAGCAGCGCTGGTTGGCTCTGGGCAGGCTGCCGCCGGTCCCTGCGGGTGCCACTCCGGTCTGGGAGGGCCGTTACTGA
- a CDS encoding L-threonylcarbamoyladenylate synthase: MTETLYIHPETPQPRLIRQAVEVIRGGGLIAYPTDTTYALGCGIGEKNALDRLIRLRQLDKKHEFTLLCHDLSALAIYAKVDNPDYRLLKAHTPGPYTFILQGTTEVPRRLMHPKKRTIGIRVPDHAICQALLAEHGEPIMTSTCHLPNDEFPLTDPQDVRDFLDHHVDLVIDGGFCGTVETTVISLSQGEGPEVVREGAGPIDAIY, encoded by the coding sequence ATGACTGAAACGCTATATATCCATCCTGAAACACCTCAACCACGCCTGATTCGCCAAGCTGTTGAGGTTATCCGCGGTGGCGGGCTAATTGCCTACCCCACCGATACAACCTATGCGCTAGGTTGTGGCATTGGCGAAAAAAACGCTCTTGATCGCCTGATTCGGCTTCGTCAGCTGGACAAAAAGCACGAATTTACCTTGTTGTGCCATGACCTTTCAGCCCTGGCAATCTATGCCAAGGTAGATAACCCTGATTATCGTCTGCTCAAAGCGCACACCCCAGGACCTTATACTTTCATCTTGCAGGGAACGACGGAAGTTCCTCGACGTCTGATGCATCCCAAGAAACGCACCATTGGCATCCGTGTCCCTGATCATGCTATTTGCCAAGCTTTGCTGGCTGAGCATGGTGAGCCGATCATGACTTCAACATGCCACCTGCCAAACGATGAGTTCCCGCTCACCGACCCCCAGGATGTCCGTGATTTCCTAGACCACCATGTGGATCTGGTTATCGATGGTGGTTTTTGTGGCACGGTGGAGACCACGGTGATTTCCTTGTCCCAAGGTGAGGGACCAGAGGTCGTGCGTGAAGGGGCGGGGCCAATCGACGCCATCTATTAG
- a CDS encoding YciI family protein, which yields MLYAIISEDSPNSLPLRQQARPAHLARLESLRDQGRLELAGPHPAIDSNEPGEAGFCGSLVVAEFESLADAQAWADADPYIDAGVYANVVVKPFKRVLP from the coding sequence ATGCTGTACGCGATCATCAGTGAAGATAGCCCGAACTCCTTGCCGTTACGGCAACAGGCCCGCCCTGCTCACCTAGCAAGATTGGAATCCTTACGTGATCAAGGTCGACTGGAACTGGCTGGGCCTCACCCAGCCATCGATAGCAACGAGCCCGGAGAAGCAGGCTTTTGCGGATCACTGGTTGTTGCAGAATTTGAGTCGCTGGCCGATGCCCAAGCCTGGGCGGATGCAGATCCATATATCGATGCTGGCGTCTATGCCAACGTTGTTGTGAAGCCCTTCAAGCGCGTTCTGCCCTGA
- a CDS encoding inner membrane-spanning protein YciB, whose protein sequence is MKQLLDYLPVIVFFGLYFLSGRDIMLATWGILIATTLQVTLGWLIWRKVQKMHLIVFVITLIFGSMTLFFNNDVFIKWRPSIISFTLGGVLLLGHFLRERNLLQRLCESLMVSGLGFVVALSRKDWSFLNIAFVLYFVFIGALNLYIAFNFSTDFWVNFKLFGFTALQIIFYISMFAYVFKKMPEEDRKRIMKQEKPAGRNNQPPSSDNDKKEDHAVRDHQ, encoded by the coding sequence ATGAAGCAACTACTTGATTACCTTCCGGTAATTGTCTTTTTCGGGCTCTACTTTCTCAGCGGCCGGGATATCATGCTCGCCACTTGGGGCATCCTGATTGCCACGACACTTCAGGTCACTTTAGGTTGGCTGATCTGGCGCAAAGTGCAAAAAATGCATTTGATCGTCTTCGTCATCACCTTGATCTTCGGCTCAATGACCCTGTTTTTTAATAATGATGTCTTTATCAAATGGCGTCCTTCCATCATCAGTTTCACACTGGGTGGCGTGCTGCTGCTGGGCCATTTCCTGCGTGAGCGCAATCTACTCCAGCGTTTATGTGAGTCGTTAATGGTGTCTGGCCTTGGCTTTGTGGTGGCGCTATCGCGCAAAGACTGGTCTTTTCTCAATATCGCGTTCGTACTTTACTTTGTTTTTATCGGTGCACTTAATCTGTACATCGCCTTCAACTTCAGCACCGACTTCTGGGTTAACTTCAAATTATTTGGCTTTACTGCCTTGCAAATAATCTTCTATATCAGCATGTTCGCCTATGTATTTAAGAAAATGCCTGAAGAAGATCGCAAACGGATAATGAAACAGGAAAAACCAGCTGGCCGGAACAATCAGCCGCCCTCCTCCGACAACGACAAAAAGGAAGACCATGCTGTACGCGATCATCAGTGA